In Dermacentor andersoni chromosome 4, qqDerAnde1_hic_scaffold, whole genome shotgun sequence, the following proteins share a genomic window:
- the LOC126537928 gene encoding solute carrier family 45 member 3-like isoform X1, whose amino-acid sequence MAAPITTVAEGVSRMEASSRDTSSVPGPGSISTTPGMKSNSSSSNTTDSGSAAAMSSRSWRQLPWIVGINLVAFGAHLCACGCFVYLPPMLRKAGFSEKSRGVILGLGPFLCIVGVPLVGAWSDRCRSRLGRRRPFLLGLGLLLALALASIAFIDLISATTVQGPVLAAATIVLDFATQALLNPSQSLLYDLVADVEYGFSVYSFTLSLGGLFGYLMSALDWTDTVLGQAGQERAVFILMLIALTSCLAVTFVLAKEKPLPPVKATEAVVNGDAVRPPPPCALVILDKAPQGGVAGSCLPVVCNGNGAAVGEPGTPSHNHSPLNGAGVFITWHHVGSSKAKATPATVLRALSSALLVLVCEAFCRVFVVIPARAVSYLLRIPINLRRLFLFQLLSWMALFAHYIYFTDFTGEVIYHGRPEETASNDDRSRYDRGVRAGSWGLLVNCIASSMYSLTIQWRVTSRFGQRFGLLLGIGTFAIAMAGLLVFTDLVSMLSLSALTGIAAAALDSIPYALACLYCENSQEYFKGSRYTPGVGQCLALLATAEYLSQVILTFLMGYIFSVTHTVASYVAVAFVCALASCYASMFVVCPSPKDTS is encoded by the exons cagcagcagcaacactaCCGACAGCGggtcggcggcggcgatgagctccCGGTCATGGCGGCAGCTGCCTTGGATCGTGGGCATCAACCTGGTGGCCTTCGGTGCACACCTGTGTGCCTGCGGATGCTTTGTCTACCTGCCGCCCATGCTGCGGAAGGCCGGATTTTCGGAAAAG TCCCGCGGTGTGATCCTGGGTCTCGGTCCATTCCTGTGCATCGTGGGAGTTCCGCTGGTCGGGGCCTGGAGCGACCGGTGTCGCTCGCGGCTGGGACGTCGGCGCCCCTTCCTGCTAGGTCTCGGGTTGCTACTGGCTCTAGCGCTGGCGTCCATCGCGTTCATCGACCTCATCTCTGCCACGACTGTCCAGGGGCCCGTGCTGGCGGCGGCCACCATCGTCCTTGACTTCGCCACCCAG GCGCTGCTGAACCCGTCCCAGTCGCTGCTGTACGACCTAGTGGCGGATGTGGAGTACGGATTCTCGGTGTACTCGTTCACGCTCTCTCTTGGTGGCCTGTTTGGGTACCTGATGAGCGCGTTGGACTGGACTGACACGGTCCTGGGGCAAGCAGGACAG GAGCGTGCCGTGTTCATACTCATGCTGATTGCCCTGACCTCGTGCCTGGCGGTGACGTTTGTGCTGGCCAAGGAAAAGCCGTTGCCACCTGTCAAAGCTACAGAAGCCGTGGTGAATGGCGACGCAGTGCGTCCGCCGCCTCCATGCGCTCTCGTCATCCTCGACAAGGCCCCTCAAGGAGGCGTTGCGGGCAGCTGTCTACCGGTTGTCTGCAACGGCAATGGTGCCGCCGTTGGTGAACCGG GTACGCCGTCGCACAATCACAGCCCACTGAACGGCGCCGGTGTGTTCATAACCTGGCACCACGTGGGCAGCAGCAAGGCCAAGGCCACTCCGGCCACGGTTCTGCGTGCGCTATCATCGGCGCTGCTGGTGCTCGTGTGCGAAGCCTTCTGTCGCGTGTTCGTCGTGATCCCGGCACGAGCCGTGTCCTATCTCCTCCGCATCCCGATCAACCTGCGGCGACTCTTCCTGTTCCAGCTGCTTTCTTGGATGGCCCTGTTTGCGCACTACATCTACTTCACAGACTTCACGGGTGAG GTTATATATCATGGAAGACCTGAAGAGACTGCCAGTAATGACGACCGTTCGCGCTACGACCGTGGAGTTCGAGCTGGCTCTTGGGGTCTACTAGTCAACTGCATTGCCT CATCCATGTACTCGCTGACCATCCAGTGGCGGGTGACGAGTCGCTTCGGCCAGCGCTTTGGCCTTTTGTTGGGCATTGGCACGTTCGCCATCGCCATGGCCGGCCTGCTCGTCTTCACCGACTTGGTCAGCATGCTTTCCCTGTCGGCCTTGACGGGCATCGCAGCCGCCGCCCTCGACTCCATTCCCTATGCTCTTGCGTGCCTCTACTGCGAGAACAGCCAG gagtACTTCAAGGGATCTCGGTACACGCCGGGTGTGGGTCAGTGCCTGGCACTGCTGGCCACCGCCGAGTATTTGTCCCAAGTGATTCTCACGTTCCTCATGGGCTACATCTTCTCGGTGACGCACACCGTGGCGTCGTACGTCGCGGTTGCCTTTGTGTGTGCCCTCGCATCGTGCTACGCGTCCATGTTTGTCGTGTGTCCTTCGCCCAAAGACACGTCGTGA
- the LOC126537928 gene encoding solute carrier family 45 member 3-like isoform X2 produces MSSRSWRQLPWIVGINLVAFGAHLCACGCFVYLPPMLRKAGFSEKSRGVILGLGPFLCIVGVPLVGAWSDRCRSRLGRRRPFLLGLGLLLALALASIAFIDLISATTVQGPVLAAATIVLDFATQALLNPSQSLLYDLVADVEYGFSVYSFTLSLGGLFGYLMSALDWTDTVLGQAGQERAVFILMLIALTSCLAVTFVLAKEKPLPPVKATEAVVNGDAVRPPPPCALVILDKAPQGGVAGSCLPVVCNGNGAAVGEPGTPSHNHSPLNGAGVFITWHHVGSSKAKATPATVLRALSSALLVLVCEAFCRVFVVIPARAVSYLLRIPINLRRLFLFQLLSWMALFAHYIYFTDFTGEVIYHGRPEETASNDDRSRYDRGVRAGSWGLLVNCIASSMYSLTIQWRVTSRFGQRFGLLLGIGTFAIAMAGLLVFTDLVSMLSLSALTGIAAAALDSIPYALACLYCENSQEYFKGSRYTPGVGQCLALLATAEYLSQVILTFLMGYIFSVTHTVASYVAVAFVCALASCYASMFVVCPSPKDTS; encoded by the exons atgagctccCGGTCATGGCGGCAGCTGCCTTGGATCGTGGGCATCAACCTGGTGGCCTTCGGTGCACACCTGTGTGCCTGCGGATGCTTTGTCTACCTGCCGCCCATGCTGCGGAAGGCCGGATTTTCGGAAAAG TCCCGCGGTGTGATCCTGGGTCTCGGTCCATTCCTGTGCATCGTGGGAGTTCCGCTGGTCGGGGCCTGGAGCGACCGGTGTCGCTCGCGGCTGGGACGTCGGCGCCCCTTCCTGCTAGGTCTCGGGTTGCTACTGGCTCTAGCGCTGGCGTCCATCGCGTTCATCGACCTCATCTCTGCCACGACTGTCCAGGGGCCCGTGCTGGCGGCGGCCACCATCGTCCTTGACTTCGCCACCCAG GCGCTGCTGAACCCGTCCCAGTCGCTGCTGTACGACCTAGTGGCGGATGTGGAGTACGGATTCTCGGTGTACTCGTTCACGCTCTCTCTTGGTGGCCTGTTTGGGTACCTGATGAGCGCGTTGGACTGGACTGACACGGTCCTGGGGCAAGCAGGACAG GAGCGTGCCGTGTTCATACTCATGCTGATTGCCCTGACCTCGTGCCTGGCGGTGACGTTTGTGCTGGCCAAGGAAAAGCCGTTGCCACCTGTCAAAGCTACAGAAGCCGTGGTGAATGGCGACGCAGTGCGTCCGCCGCCTCCATGCGCTCTCGTCATCCTCGACAAGGCCCCTCAAGGAGGCGTTGCGGGCAGCTGTCTACCGGTTGTCTGCAACGGCAATGGTGCCGCCGTTGGTGAACCGG GTACGCCGTCGCACAATCACAGCCCACTGAACGGCGCCGGTGTGTTCATAACCTGGCACCACGTGGGCAGCAGCAAGGCCAAGGCCACTCCGGCCACGGTTCTGCGTGCGCTATCATCGGCGCTGCTGGTGCTCGTGTGCGAAGCCTTCTGTCGCGTGTTCGTCGTGATCCCGGCACGAGCCGTGTCCTATCTCCTCCGCATCCCGATCAACCTGCGGCGACTCTTCCTGTTCCAGCTGCTTTCTTGGATGGCCCTGTTTGCGCACTACATCTACTTCACAGACTTCACGGGTGAG GTTATATATCATGGAAGACCTGAAGAGACTGCCAGTAATGACGACCGTTCGCGCTACGACCGTGGAGTTCGAGCTGGCTCTTGGGGTCTACTAGTCAACTGCATTGCCT CATCCATGTACTCGCTGACCATCCAGTGGCGGGTGACGAGTCGCTTCGGCCAGCGCTTTGGCCTTTTGTTGGGCATTGGCACGTTCGCCATCGCCATGGCCGGCCTGCTCGTCTTCACCGACTTGGTCAGCATGCTTTCCCTGTCGGCCTTGACGGGCATCGCAGCCGCCGCCCTCGACTCCATTCCCTATGCTCTTGCGTGCCTCTACTGCGAGAACAGCCAG gagtACTTCAAGGGATCTCGGTACACGCCGGGTGTGGGTCAGTGCCTGGCACTGCTGGCCACCGCCGAGTATTTGTCCCAAGTGATTCTCACGTTCCTCATGGGCTACATCTTCTCGGTGACGCACACCGTGGCGTCGTACGTCGCGGTTGCCTTTGTGTGTGCCCTCGCATCGTGCTACGCGTCCATGTTTGTCGTGTGTCCTTCGCCCAAAGACACGTCGTGA